One window of the Saccopteryx bilineata isolate mSacBil1 chromosome 2, mSacBil1_pri_phased_curated, whole genome shotgun sequence genome contains the following:
- the GLIPR2 gene encoding Golgi-associated plant pathogenesis-related protein 1, whose amino-acid sequence MGKSASKQFNNDVLKAHNEYRQQHGVPPLKLCKKLNQEAQQYSEALASTRVLKHSPESSRGQCGENLAWASYDQTGKEVADRWYSEIKNYNFQQPGFNSGTGHFTAMVWKNTKKMGVGKASASDGSSFVVARYFPAGNVINQGFFEENVLPPKK is encoded by the exons ATGGGCAAGTCAG CTTCCAAACAGTTTAACAATGACGTCCTGAAGGCACACAACGAGTACCGGCAGCAGCATGGCGTGCCCCCACTGAAGCTCTGCAAGAAGCTCAACCAGGAGGCTCAGCA GtattcagaggccctggccagcacGAGGGTTCTCAAGCACAGCCCGGAGTCCAGTCGTGGCCAGTGCGGGGAGAACCTGGCCTGGGCATCCTACGATCAGACAG GAAAGGAAGTGGCTGACAGATGGTACAGTGAAATTAAGAACTACAATTTCCAGCAGCCTGGCTTCAACTCTGGGACTG GACACTTCACGGCCATGGTATGGAAGAATACTAAGAAGATGGGAGTGGGGAAGGCATCTGCGAGTGACGGGTCCTCCTTCGTGGTGGCTAGATACTTCCCAGCAGGGAATGTCATCAACCAGGGCTTCTTTGAAGAAAACGTCTTGCCTCCAAAGAAGTAA